TCGAACGCCCCGGCGTCACAGACGCTTCCCGAAGGCTGCGGCCTGGAGACGCCGCGTTGATCCTGCGCCACCGGAGCGGCGGCGACGTCGCTGCAGTCGCTGATGAGATTGAAAGCGATGCTGGTGGACGAGATGGCGAAGGTCGGCGTGAAACCGCCGTTGTTGCTGAAACTGCCCAGCATCGGGTCCATGTTGATCGAAATGCCGGGACAGTCTCCGACGTTGTCGATATTTTCACCGAGGGCTTGGAAAGATCCAGCTCCGATGTCGCAGTTTTCCTGCACGGCGACGTCATACAGAATGCTGTTTTTGATCTGTGTGTTTCCGGCAGTTTGGGATATCGATTTCCCACGATCGGCGCTCCCGGCCTTCAACGTGGCAACGCTCAGGGAAAGATTGCCTTCGTTCAAGATATTGGCGCCGTTTTGGGTCGCGAGGTTCGAGGAAAACGAGACGTTGGTTGCGGTGAACTGTCCAAGGTTATGCACTGCGCCCCTGTGATAGGCGATGTTCGTGTCGAAGGCGGATGCCCTTACGATCGCGGTGCCTTCGTTGTAAAAAGCCCCACCGGTGGCTTGCATGCCCAGCGTGTAATTCTGGGTGAAGTAGGTTTCG
This genomic window from Anaerolineales bacterium contains:
- a CDS encoding choice-of-anchor Q domain-containing protein is translated as ETYFTQNYTLGMQATGGAFYNEGTAIVRASAFDTNIAYHRGAVHNLGQFTATNVSFSSNLATQNGANILNEGNLSLSVATLKAGSADRGKSISQTAGNTQIKNSILYDVAVQENCDIGAGSFQALGENIDNVGDCPGISINMDPMLGSFSNNGGFTPTFAISSTSIAFNLISDCSDVAAAPVAQDQRGVSRPQPSGSVCDAGAFELETEGGETYSADEQPTQEPTSTPTPEPLVPMLFAPQNTTCRKGDSVDYEDAGYLLAGESAEVIGRNREGTWLVINNPDWEGICWILRAIVQTEGDVDGTKVYIPAPLPTKTPILGCLVEPATRSGEPVCTVPCPDDAVPGDPCTP